A DNA window from Carassius gibelio isolate Cgi1373 ecotype wild population from Czech Republic chromosome A6, carGib1.2-hapl.c, whole genome shotgun sequence contains the following coding sequences:
- the LOC128015566 gene encoding U6 snRNA-associated Sm-like protein LSm2, with translation MLFYSFFKSLVGKDVVVELKNDLSICGTLHSVDQYLNIKMTDISVTDPEKYPHMLSVKNCFIRGSVVRYVQLPADEVDTQLLQDAARKEAMQQKQ, from the exons ATG CTCTTCTACTCGTTCTTCAAGTCCTTGGTCGGCAAAGATGTTGTGGTGGAGCTCAAGAATGACTTGAG TATTTGTGGAACATTACACTCAGTCGATCAG TATCTGAACATCAAAATGACTGATATCAGTGTGACCGATCCAGAGAAATATCCGCACATG ttgtcGGTGAAAAACTGCTTTATCCGTGGATCAGTAGTGCGGTACGTTCAGCTTCCTGCGGATGAGGTGGACACACAGCTATTACAGGATGCTGCACGCAAAGAAGCTATGCAACAGAAGCAATAA